From a single Epinephelus fuscoguttatus linkage group LG18, E.fuscoguttatus.final_Chr_v1 genomic region:
- the git2b gene encoding ARF GTPase-activating protein GIT2b isoform X2, giving the protein MSKRVRSREVCADCSAPEPRWASVNRGVLICDECCSIHRGLGRHSSQVRHLTHSSWPPSQLQMVQTLYGNGANSIWEHSLLDPSSSVSGKRKANPQDRVHPNKTEFIKAKYQMLAYVHRMPCREDDSVTAKDLSKQLHSSVRTGNLETCLRLLSLGAQANFFHPEKGNTPLHIAAKAGQMLQAELLAVYGADPGALDSSGKTPIDYARQAGHQELAERLVEIQYELTDRLTFYLCGRRPDHRNGQHFIIPQMADSSLDLSEFAKAAKKKLQSLSNHQFEELAMDVYDEVDRRETDAVWLATQNHSTLVTDTTVVPFLPVNPEYSSTRNQGRQKLARFSAHEFATLVIDILTDAKRRQWGNSCDSPKENVELILQGMNSRHNSESQDNDQPDYDSVASDEDPVQEATCGDSCNDGRTKSSESSDLSDGPITVQEFMEVKSALTASEAKIQQLLKVNCHLSEELRSMQSKLNSLQTENTTLRWQTPSGQQHLQGPFGRHPPRGGRAMSMYETGSSPRQYPNRVETARHEDGVILQPFPTNGCSLEGQSIMLENDYDTTPNHSELEETGSPLPASEAVEPGEDAEEDATLPCTEDVICKTEQITKNIQELLRAAQETKHESFLPCSEKICMAVTEMAALFPKRPSSETVRGSLCLLTSSASRLHGECQKAAEHNPCPSDIQLVTQQVIQCAYDIAKAAKQLVTVTTKENSN; this is encoded by the exons ATGTCAAAGCGAGTACGAAGCAGAGAGGTCTGCGCTGATTGCAGTGCTCCGG AGCCACGCTGGGCCTCTGTCAACAGGGGTGTGTTGATTTGCGATGAGTGCTGCAGCATCCATCGAGGTCTGGGGCGACACAGCTCTCAAGTCCGACATCTGACTCATTCTTCGTGGCCACCCTCCCAGTTACAG ATGGTCCAGACACTGTATGGCAATGGAGCTAATTCCATATGGGAGCATAGCCTTCTGGACCCTTCCTCCTCAGTGAGTGGGAAGCGCAAAGCCAACCCCCAGGACCGAGTACA TCCGAACAAGACAGAATTCATCAAGGCCAAATATCAGATGTTGGCGTATGTCCATCGGATGCCTTGTCGGGAAGATGACAGTGTAACCGCAAAAGACCTCAGCAAG CAACTCCACTCCAGTGTTAGGACCGGAAATCTGGAGACCTGCCTAAGACTCTTATCTTTGGGAGCACAGGCCAACTTCTTCCATCCA GAGAAAGGGAACACTCCACTACACATAGCAGCAAAGGCAGGACAAATGTTACAAGCAGAGCTGTTGGCAGTTTATGGAGCTGATCCCGGGGCTCTGGACTCCAGTGGAAAGACCCCCATTGATTATGCAAG ACAAGCTGGGCATCAGGAGCTGGCAGAGAGGCTAGTGGAGATACAGTATGAACTCACTGACCGGTTAACATTTTACCTTTGTGGTAGAAGACCAG ATCACAGAAACGGGCAGCACTTCATCATTCCACAGATGGCAGACAG CAGCCTGGATTTGTCAGAGTTTGCAAAAGCTGCAAAAAAGAAGCTCCAGTCG CTAAGTAACCATCAGTTTGAAGAACTCGCCATGGATGTTTATGATGAAGTTGACAGAAGAGAAACAGATGCAG TGTGGTTGGCCACTCAGAACCACAGCACACTCGTAACAGACACCACAGTTGTGCCTTTTCTGCCTGTCAATCCAGAGTACTCATCTACCAGAAACCAG GGTCGTCAGAAATTGGCGAGGTTTAGTGCTCATGAATTTGCCACCCTGGTTATTGATATTCTAACTGACGCTAAGCGACGGCAGTGGGGTAACTCCTGCGACAGTCCCAAAG AAAATGTGGAGCTGATCCTTCAGGGAATGAACAGTCGCCACAACAGTGAGAGCCAGGACAATGACCAGCCTGATTATGACAGCGTGGCATCAGATGAAGATCCAGTGCAAGAGGCCACCTGTGGGGACAGCTGCAACGATGGAAGGACCAAG agctcaGAGTCATCTGACCTTTCTGATGGACCTATCACGGTGCAGGAATTTATGGAGGTGAAGAGTGCCCTCACTGCATCTGAAGCCAAAATACAGCAGCTTCTTAAAGTCAATTGTCACCTCAGTGAGGAGCTGCGGTCGATGCAGAGCAAG CTGAACTCCCTGcagactgaaaacacaacactgcGATGGCAAACCCCCAGCGGACAACAACACCTCCAGGGGCCCTTTGGTCGACACCCACCCCGCGGAGGTCGCGCCATGTCCATGTACGAGACAGGCTCCTCTCCGAGGCAGTACCCCAACCGAGTCGAAACAGCTCGGCATGAGGACGGAGTCATTTTACAACCCTTCCCGACCAAT GGCTGCAGTCTGGAAGGACAGAGTATCATGCTGGAGAATGATTACGACACTACGCCCAACCACTCTGAACTGGAGGAGACTGG TAGCCCTCTTCCAGCCTCTGAAGCAGTGGAGCCTGGGGAGGACGCTGAGGAAGATGCCACCCTGCCATGCACAGAGGACGTCATCTGCAAGACAGAGCAGATCACTAAGAATATACAGGAGCTTCTGAGAGCTGCCCAGGAGACCAAACATGAAAG CTTCCTGCCTTGTTCAGAGAAAATCTGCATGGCTGTGACAGAGATGGCCGCCCTGTTTCCCAAG AGGCCGTCCTCGGAGACCGTGCGAGGGTCTCTGTGTCTGCTCACTTCGAGCGCCAGCCGGCTCCACGGAGAGTGCCAGAAGGCCGCGGAGCACAACCCCTGCCCGTCGGACATCCAGCTGGTCACTCAGCAGGTCATCCAGTGCGCATATGACATTGCCAAAGCCGCCAAGCAACTTGTCACTGTGACAACCAAAGAAAACAGCAACTAA
- the git2b gene encoding ARF GTPase-activating protein GIT2b isoform X1, whose protein sequence is MSKRVRSREVCADCSAPEPRWASVNRGVLICDECCSIHRGLGRHSSQVRHLTHSSWPPSQLQMVQTLYGNGANSIWEHSLLDPSSSVSGKRKANPQDRVHPNKTEFIKAKYQMLAYVHRMPCREDDSVTAKDLSKQLHSSVRTGNLETCLRLLSLGAQANFFHPEKGNTPLHIAAKAGQMLQAELLAVYGADPGALDSSGKTPIDYARQAGHQELAERLVEIQYELTDRLTFYLCGRRPDHRNGQHFIIPQMADSSLDLSEFAKAAKKKLQSLSNHQFEELAMDVYDEVDRRETDAVWLATQNHSTLVTDTTVVPFLPVNPEYSSTRNQGRQKLARFSAHEFATLVIDILTDAKRRQWGNSCDSPKENVELILQGMNSRHNSESQDNDQPDYDSVASDEDPVQEATCGDSCNDGRTKSSESSDLSDGPITVQEFMEVKSALTASEAKIQQLLKVNCHLSEELRSMQSKLNSLQTENTTLRWQTPSGQQHLQGPFGRHPPRGGRAMSMYETGSSPRQYPNRVETARHEDGVILQPFPTNIGRGPLGTAASSLPTFPSSLSWSWDERSRRGCSLEGQSIMLENDYDTTPNHSELEETGSPLPASEAVEPGEDAEEDATLPCTEDVICKTEQITKNIQELLRAAQETKHESFLPCSEKICMAVTEMAALFPKRPSSETVRGSLCLLTSSASRLHGECQKAAEHNPCPSDIQLVTQQVIQCAYDIAKAAKQLVTVTTKENSN, encoded by the exons ATGTCAAAGCGAGTACGAAGCAGAGAGGTCTGCGCTGATTGCAGTGCTCCGG AGCCACGCTGGGCCTCTGTCAACAGGGGTGTGTTGATTTGCGATGAGTGCTGCAGCATCCATCGAGGTCTGGGGCGACACAGCTCTCAAGTCCGACATCTGACTCATTCTTCGTGGCCACCCTCCCAGTTACAG ATGGTCCAGACACTGTATGGCAATGGAGCTAATTCCATATGGGAGCATAGCCTTCTGGACCCTTCCTCCTCAGTGAGTGGGAAGCGCAAAGCCAACCCCCAGGACCGAGTACA TCCGAACAAGACAGAATTCATCAAGGCCAAATATCAGATGTTGGCGTATGTCCATCGGATGCCTTGTCGGGAAGATGACAGTGTAACCGCAAAAGACCTCAGCAAG CAACTCCACTCCAGTGTTAGGACCGGAAATCTGGAGACCTGCCTAAGACTCTTATCTTTGGGAGCACAGGCCAACTTCTTCCATCCA GAGAAAGGGAACACTCCACTACACATAGCAGCAAAGGCAGGACAAATGTTACAAGCAGAGCTGTTGGCAGTTTATGGAGCTGATCCCGGGGCTCTGGACTCCAGTGGAAAGACCCCCATTGATTATGCAAG ACAAGCTGGGCATCAGGAGCTGGCAGAGAGGCTAGTGGAGATACAGTATGAACTCACTGACCGGTTAACATTTTACCTTTGTGGTAGAAGACCAG ATCACAGAAACGGGCAGCACTTCATCATTCCACAGATGGCAGACAG CAGCCTGGATTTGTCAGAGTTTGCAAAAGCTGCAAAAAAGAAGCTCCAGTCG CTAAGTAACCATCAGTTTGAAGAACTCGCCATGGATGTTTATGATGAAGTTGACAGAAGAGAAACAGATGCAG TGTGGTTGGCCACTCAGAACCACAGCACACTCGTAACAGACACCACAGTTGTGCCTTTTCTGCCTGTCAATCCAGAGTACTCATCTACCAGAAACCAG GGTCGTCAGAAATTGGCGAGGTTTAGTGCTCATGAATTTGCCACCCTGGTTATTGATATTCTAACTGACGCTAAGCGACGGCAGTGGGGTAACTCCTGCGACAGTCCCAAAG AAAATGTGGAGCTGATCCTTCAGGGAATGAACAGTCGCCACAACAGTGAGAGCCAGGACAATGACCAGCCTGATTATGACAGCGTGGCATCAGATGAAGATCCAGTGCAAGAGGCCACCTGTGGGGACAGCTGCAACGATGGAAGGACCAAG agctcaGAGTCATCTGACCTTTCTGATGGACCTATCACGGTGCAGGAATTTATGGAGGTGAAGAGTGCCCTCACTGCATCTGAAGCCAAAATACAGCAGCTTCTTAAAGTCAATTGTCACCTCAGTGAGGAGCTGCGGTCGATGCAGAGCAAG CTGAACTCCCTGcagactgaaaacacaacactgcGATGGCAAACCCCCAGCGGACAACAACACCTCCAGGGGCCCTTTGGTCGACACCCACCCCGCGGAGGTCGCGCCATGTCCATGTACGAGACAGGCTCCTCTCCGAGGCAGTACCCCAACCGAGTCGAAACAGCTCGGCATGAGGACGGAGTCATTTTACAACCCTTCCCGACCAAT ATTGGGAGGGGTCCTTTGGGGACGGCTGCTTCCTCCCTCCCTACCTTCCCCTCTTCCCTGTCCTGGTCGTGGGATGAGCGATCTCGAAGG GGCTGCAGTCTGGAAGGACAGAGTATCATGCTGGAGAATGATTACGACACTACGCCCAACCACTCTGAACTGGAGGAGACTGG TAGCCCTCTTCCAGCCTCTGAAGCAGTGGAGCCTGGGGAGGACGCTGAGGAAGATGCCACCCTGCCATGCACAGAGGACGTCATCTGCAAGACAGAGCAGATCACTAAGAATATACAGGAGCTTCTGAGAGCTGCCCAGGAGACCAAACATGAAAG CTTCCTGCCTTGTTCAGAGAAAATCTGCATGGCTGTGACAGAGATGGCCGCCCTGTTTCCCAAG AGGCCGTCCTCGGAGACCGTGCGAGGGTCTCTGTGTCTGCTCACTTCGAGCGCCAGCCGGCTCCACGGAGAGTGCCAGAAGGCCGCGGAGCACAACCCCTGCCCGTCGGACATCCAGCTGGTCACTCAGCAGGTCATCCAGTGCGCATATGACATTGCCAAAGCCGCCAAGCAACTTGTCACTGTGACAACCAAAGAAAACAGCAACTAA
- the sgsm1b gene encoding small G protein signaling modulator 1 has protein sequence MFSPVTEAETRQKLLRNVKKEVKQIMEEAVTRKFVHADSSHIISFCAVVEACMLHGLKRRIAGLLCSNKVAALFMKAAKTFSPAEELCNKVQELEQLIDNSKQNNSSLSNDRSRQSKLANLPPQALKHLWIRTALMEKLLDKIVLYLVENSSAFYEKEAMLMDPVDGPILASLLVGPCALEYTKVKTADHFWTDPSADELVQRHRIHSSHCRQDSPSRRPALIQKRQSSGSMDDRPLMWVRDYVESLHQNSRATLLFGKNNVLVQPRDDMEAIPGYLSLHQTADLMTLKWTPNQLMNGNVGELDSEKSVYWDYAMTIRLEEIVYLHCHQQVNSGGTVVLVSQDGIQRPPLHFPKGGHLLQFLTCLETGLLPHGQLDPPLWNQRGKGKVFPKLRKRSPHGSCDSVSDKEDDEATDYVFRILFPGNQMEFMALELMDQGVNMWQPTPRKSSCSSCSQNGSSDGSLPNGCNQERAPLKLLCDTMKYQIISRAFYGWLAYCRHLSTVRTHLSALVNTTIVDPDVPCNARGGLSVEVWSRFLKDSSAYKEEEIHRLVYFGGVDPSLRKEVWPFLLGHYGFNMTEKCRQEIDEKIRTMYEQTMKDWQGCEAIVRQREREKHAEALARCSSGASVERGPVQRDSTISTDSSLSSSSDPQNVASQSDSSSSSSAQVFGSVEAVDQIETEPRVEEGEVQPSSQLKDITSGTADAPQLPSCSPFSPDLSDQRTVSENSLLVTESAVESATNEQSEEASEVLHEKDKTGSKPNGEDVMEPVAKDEVSETKVETDSEGEVVKDCGISESRQTSESEEKPDAKEKDTANEQSADLKAVDTNTNLRSAPESTNVLKLEREIHNEYFQAPPLGQILTFQAHKSKGLEVEPLCPPAAEKDTNPESEKKSEILDKPETTSEKTPSQIPKACTTESERKDAEAAVCDLAETKKAAEIPFEKPGSNSPVRQVLNALQSASRGSLSLSSHSRQSPDTADSDDSPSALEMEDIPAGTCVTSEDIKARPLACLAAPPVSLAQRQKMASEDLAPDHHLDTACNTSPEGTDLGLSEEEPEMENVLTEPESAEVGGTKHDESSEEQTYSQETLDMYLINLHRIDKDVRRCDRAYWYFTPENLEKLRNIMCSYVWQHLDTGYVQGMCDLLAPLLVILDDEVMAFSCFTELMKRMNQNFPHGGAMDSHFANMRSLIQILDSELFELMQQNGDYTHFYFCYRWFLLDFKREMVYDDVFSVWETIWAAKYTSSEHFVLFIALALVEMYRDIILENNMDFTDIIKFFNEMAERHNVPQVLMMARDLVNKVQTLIENK, from the exons ATGTTTTCTCCCGTGACAGAGGCCGAGACGCGTCAGAAACTGCTGCGCAATGTGAAGAAAGAG GTGAAACAAATTATGGAGGAGGCAGTAACGAGGAAATTTGTGCACGCCGACAGCAGCCACATCATATCCTTCTGCG ctgtaGTGGAGGCCTGCATGCTTCATGGGCTCAAGCGCCGTATCGCAGGCCTGCTGTGCAGTAACAAGGTCGCAGCACTCTTTATGAAGGCGGCAAAAACCTTTTCGCCTGCTGAGGAACTCTGCAACAAGGTCCAGGAACTGGAACAGCTCATCGACAACAG caaGCAGAACAACTCCTCACTGAGTAATGACCGCAGTCGGCAGTCCAAGCTGGCCAACCTCCCTCCTCAGGCACTGAAACACCTGTGGATCCGGACTGCACTGatggagaagctcctggacaaGATTGTCCTTTACTTGGTGGAGAACAGCAG TGCCTTCTATGAGAAAGAAGCCATGCTGATGGATCCGGTGGATGGACCAATTCTTGCATCTCTATTGG TGGGCCCTTGTGCTTTGGAGTACACCAAAGTTAAGACAGCAGACCACTTCTGGACGGACCCATCTGCTGACGAACTTGTTCAGCGGCATCGCATCCACAGCAGCCACTGTCGGCAGGATTCGCCCTCCAGACGGCCTGCCCTG ATCCAGAAGAGACAGTCCAGTGGTAGCATGGATGATCGCCCTCTCATGTGGGTGAGGGACTATGTTGAATCGCTGCACCAAAACTCCAGAGCCACACTCCTGTTTGGAAAGAACAATGTCCTGGTGCAGCCg AGAGACGACATGGAGGCCATCCCAGGCTACCTTTCTCTCCATCAAACTGCAGACCTCATGACACTGAAATGGACACCCAATCAGCTGATGAATGGCAATGTGGGGGAGCTGGATTCTGAGAAAAG TGTTTATTGGGATTATGCCATGACAATTCGTTTGGAGGAGATTGTGTATCTCCACTGTCATCAGCAAG TGAACAGTGGTGGAACAGTAGTTTTGGTGAGCCAGGATGGGATCCAGAGACCTCCTCTACATTTCCCCAAAGGAGGCCACCTACTCCAGTTTCTCACCTGCCTGGAGACCGGCCTGCTACCTCACGGACAGCTGGACCCACCGCTCTGGAATCAGAGAGGAAAG GGAAAGGTTTTCCCCAAACTGCGAAAGAGGAGTCCACACGGCTCATGTGACTCTGTATCTGATAAGGAAGATGATGAAGCAACCGATTATGTGTTTCGGATCCTCTTTCCTGGCAATCAGATGGAGTTCA TGGCCCTGGAGCTGATGGACCAGGGCGTTAACATGTGGCAACCGACACCTAGAAAGTCCTCGTGCTCCTCCTGCTCACAGAATGGCTCCTCTGATGGCTCGCTGCCTAATGGCTGTAATCAGGAAAG GGCTCCCTTAAAGCTACTTTGTGACACCATGAAGTACCAGATAATCTCCCGTGCTTTTTATGGAT GGCTTGCATACTGCCGTCATCTGTCCACAGTCCGTACCCACCTTTCTGCTCTGGTCAACACCACCATAGTGGACCCTGATGTGCCCTGTAATGCCCGAGGAGGCCTCTCTGTGGAGGTTTGGAGCCGATTCCTCAAAGACAGCTCT GCGTATAAGGAAGAGGAGATACACAGGCTTGTGTATTTCGGTGGTGTGGATCCCTCACTACGTAAAGAGGTCTGGCCCTTCCTGTTGGGACACTACGGCTTTAACATGACTGAAAAATGCCGGCAAGAG ATTGACGAAAAGATACGGACCATGTATGAGCAGACCATGAAGGACTGGCAGGGCTGTGAGGCCATTGTCcgtcagagggagagagagaaacacgCTGAGGCCCTCGCCAGATGTTCGTCTGGAGCCAGTGTGGAAAGAGGGCCGGTGCAGCGGGACTCCACCATCAGTACAGAT TCGTCTCTAAGTAGCAGCTCAGATCCACAGAATGTCGCCTCGCAGAGtgactccagcagcagcagcagtgcacag GTATTTGGGTCGGTTGAGGCAGTGGATCAGATTGAGACTGAGCCCAGGGTTGAGGAAGGAGAAGTGCAGCCCAGCAGTCAATTGAAGGACATCACGAGTGGCACTGCAGACGCCCCGCAACTTCCCTCCTGCAGCCCGTTCTCCCCAGACCTGTCAGATCAACGCACAGTTTCAGAAAACAGCCTTCTTGTAACAGAGTCAGCTGTTGAATCTGCAACCAATGAGCAGTCAGAGGAAGCATCAGAGGTGTTACATGAGAAAGACAAAACTGGATCAAAGCCAAATGGAGAGGATGTAATGGAACCAGTAGCCAAGGACGAGGTTTCAGAGACAAAGGTGGAGACAGACTCAGAGGGTGAGGTGGTTAAGGACTGTGGAATCAGTGAGTCGAGACAGACATCTGAATCTGAAGAAAAACCTgatgcaaaagaaaaagacacagcAAATGAGCAATCTGCAGATTTAAAAGCAGtagacacaaatacaaatttaagAAGTGCTCCAGAGAGCACTAATGTTCTAAAGCTAGAAAGAGAGATTCATAATGAGTATTTCCAAGCACCTCCACTTGGGCAGATCTTGACTTTTCAAGCGCACAAGAGCAAAGGTCTGGAAGTGGAGCCATTATGTCCGCCCGCAGCAGAAAAAGACACTAATCCAGAGAGTGAAAAGAAGTCGGAGATTTTGGACAAACCTGAAACAACTTCTGAAAAAACCCCATCACAAATTCCAAAGGCCTGCACCACAGAGTCAGAAAGAAAGGATGCCgaagcagcagtgtgtgacttGGCTGAAACCAAAAAAGCTGCAGAAATTCCATTTGAGAAACCAGGTTCAAACTCACCTGTCAGACAAGTCCTGAACGCTCTCCAGTCAGCGTCAAGGGGCAGCCTTTCTCTATCGTCCCACTCTCGGCAGTCTCCGGACACAGCGGATTCAGACGACTCTCCTTCTGCCCTGGAAATGGAGGACATTCCTGCAGGGACGTGCGTGACATCTGAGGATATCAAGGCCAGGCCTTTGGCGTGTCTTGCTGCACCTCCTGTCTCCCTTGCGCAACGACAGAAAATGGCTTCAGAGGACCTTGCCCCAGATCACCATCTGGACACAGCCTGTAACACCAGTCCTGAGGGCACCGACCTGGGCCTTTCTGAAGAGGAGCCTGAGATGGAAAATGTGCTCACTGAACCCGAGTCTGCAGAGGTGGGAGGCACCAAGCATGATGAATCCTCAGAAGAACAAACCTATTCT CAAGAAACACTGGACATGTATTTGATTAATTTACATCGCATCGACAAAGACGTCAGACGTTGTGACAGAGCGTATTGGTACTTCACTCCTGAGAACCTGGAGAAGCTGCGTAATATCATGTGCAG TTACGTGTGGCAGCATCTGGATACAGGTTACGTCCAGGGCATGTGTGATTTGCTGGCTCCCCTGCTGGTTATTCTGGACGATG AGGTTATGGCATTCAGCTGCTTCACTGAACTGATGAAGAGGATGAACCAGAATTTTCCTCATGGAGGTGCCATGGACTCTCACTTCGCCAATATGCGTTCTCTGATCCAG ATCCTGGACTCTGAGCTGTTTGAACTGATGCAGCAGAATGGAGACTACACTCACTTCTACTTCTGTTATCGCTGGTTTCTACTTGACTTCAAAAGAG aaaTGGTGTATGATGATGTGTTCTCCGTGTGGGAAACAATCTGGGCAGCCAAGTACACCTCCTCTGAGCACTTTGTGCTCTTCATTGCTCTGGCACTTGTGGAGATGTACAGGGACATCATCCTAGAAAATAACATGGACTTCACAGACATCATAAAGTTCTTTAATG AAATGGCAGAGCGACACAACGTCCCCCAGGTCCTGATGATGGCTCGAGACCTGGTCAACAAAGTGCAGACGCTCATAGAAAACAAGTGA